The proteins below come from a single uncultured Carboxylicivirga sp. genomic window:
- the rhaM gene encoding L-rhamnose mutarotase, which produces MNRLAFKMHLNEGQKQEYIKRHNEIWPSLKQLLKDSGVSEYSIFLDEETNTLFAFQKVSGDGGSQDLGKTEIVKQWWDFMADIMKVNPDNSPVTISLEEVFYME; this is translated from the coding sequence ATGAATAGATTAGCATTTAAAATGCACCTCAATGAGGGGCAGAAACAAGAATACATTAAGCGTCATAACGAGATATGGCCTTCTCTAAAACAATTATTGAAAGATTCAGGAGTATCGGAATATTCCATCTTTCTCGATGAAGAAACTAACACCTTATTTGCTTTTCAAAAAGTAAGTGGTGATGGGGGATCGCAGGATTTAGGTAAAACCGAAATTGTAAAACAATGGTGGGATTTTATGGCTGATATCATGAAGGTAAATCCCGACAATTCACCTGTTACCATTTCTTTGGAAGAAGTGTTTTATATGGAATAA
- a CDS encoding L-rhamnose/proton symporter RhaT codes for MQVILGIIFHSLGGAASGSWYMPYNLVKKWRWEVYWIVGGLFSWLIMPFIAVLLTTPGWSDIIGVTDSSIVRLTYILGVLWGIGGLTYGLGIRYLGMSLGNSVLLGITSLVGSLGLPILRNVGNLGEILPAGDSFTDMLGCTSGQIILFGILVMLIGIILSGKAGLMKDKDLADVKEGVNSEFKLTKGLIIAVISGVLSAFFSFGIDAGKEMGEAVRSIAVENNFSFVTDGVYLFENNIIFLVILWGGLTTNLIWSLGLIIKNKTGKDFVDTKTPLLKNYLFCALAGTTWFLQFFFYGMGETKIGNGASSWILHMSTIILTANFWGFYRKEWAGVSKKTRTTIFLGIGLILLSVIIMGIAKSDFVH; via the coding sequence ATGCAAGTTATTTTAGGAATCATCTTTCACTCTCTGGGAGGAGCCGCTTCCGGAAGTTGGTACATGCCTTATAATCTGGTTAAAAAATGGAGATGGGAAGTCTACTGGATTGTAGGCGGATTGTTTTCATGGTTGATTATGCCCTTTATCGCCGTTTTATTAACTACACCAGGCTGGAGCGATATTATTGGTGTTACCGATTCATCTATTGTTCGTCTTACTTATATTTTGGGTGTATTGTGGGGAATAGGAGGTCTTACCTATGGTTTAGGAATCCGCTACCTCGGCATGTCGCTCGGAAACTCTGTTTTATTAGGAATAACCTCGTTGGTAGGATCGTTGGGCTTGCCCATTTTACGTAATGTGGGTAACCTGGGCGAAATATTGCCTGCAGGAGATTCGTTTACCGATATGTTAGGTTGTACAAGTGGTCAGATTATTCTGTTTGGTATTCTGGTTATGTTGATTGGAATCATCTTAAGCGGAAAGGCCGGGTTAATGAAAGATAAAGATCTGGCAGATGTAAAAGAAGGCGTTAATAGTGAGTTTAAACTTACCAAAGGTTTAATTATCGCTGTTATTTCAGGTGTGCTAAGTGCATTCTTTAGTTTTGGTATCGATGCCGGAAAAGAAATGGGAGAAGCAGTTCGCTCTATTGCGGTAGAAAACAATTTTTCCTTTGTAACCGATGGAGTTTACCTGTTTGAAAATAACATCATTTTTCTGGTTATTCTTTGGGGAGGGTTAACAACTAACCTTATCTGGAGTCTGGGACTTATCATCAAAAATAAAACCGGTAAAGATTTTGTTGATACAAAAACACCTTTACTGAAAAACTACCTTTTCTGTGCATTGGCCGGTACTACCTGGTTCTTGCAATTCTTTTTCTACGGAATGGGAGAAACCAAAATAGGAAACGGAGCAAGTTCATGGATTCTACACATGTCTACTATCATTCTTACAGCTAATTTTTGGGGCTTCTATCGCAAAGAATGGGCAGGTGTTTCTAAAAAAACAAGAACCACTATTTTCCTTGGAATTGGTTTAATTCTGTTGTCGGTAATTATTATGGGAATTGCCAAAAGTGACTTTGTACATTAA
- a CDS encoding AraC family transcriptional regulator, producing the protein MKDFFKYLTAGEEDRAWGLFLTVAGKSYIKPGSSYPPSEHPSGYYFTWENGRVLNEYQINYITEGRGTLENDRGKFAVKPGSLMIIRKGEWHRYRPVRSSGWQEHYIGFDGTLAHHFLQKNQVLQGQSVIDCGDHEDIIDTYFRIFELAKNEAPGNHHIASGFIIKLLGYIVARQKHRTFAGTQIEKLIQEARFHMRKNIEKEIDLEKLAQDNCIGYSYFRKMFKKYTGISPHQYYLDLKLMRAKELILTSDKSIKEISYDLGFQSIHYFSRLFKKKVGQNPSEIRSTVKKTEVNFK; encoded by the coding sequence ATGAAAGATTTTTTCAAATACCTTACAGCTGGTGAGGAAGACAGAGCCTGGGGACTTTTTTTAACTGTTGCCGGCAAATCATATATAAAACCCGGATCGAGTTATCCACCCAGTGAACATCCGAGTGGATATTACTTTACATGGGAAAACGGTCGAGTACTAAACGAGTATCAGATCAACTACATTACCGAAGGAAGAGGCACCCTTGAAAACGATCGTGGAAAGTTTGCAGTTAAGCCCGGATCATTAATGATAATACGCAAAGGTGAGTGGCATCGGTACCGCCCGGTAAGGTCGAGTGGATGGCAAGAACATTACATTGGTTTTGACGGAACACTGGCTCATCATTTCTTACAAAAAAATCAGGTACTTCAAGGACAATCGGTAATTGACTGCGGCGATCATGAAGACATTATCGATACCTATTTTCGAATTTTTGAACTTGCCAAAAATGAAGCGCCGGGCAACCACCATATAGCTTCGGGTTTTATTATTAAATTACTTGGATATATAGTAGCCCGACAAAAACATAGAACATTTGCCGGAACCCAAATTGAAAAACTGATTCAGGAAGCACGTTTTCATATGAGAAAAAATATTGAGAAGGAAATTGATCTTGAAAAGCTGGCACAGGATAATTGTATTGGCTACTCCTATTTCAGGAAGATGTTTAAAAAGTATACAGGCATATCGCCTCACCAGTATTACCTTGACTTAAAACTGATGCGGGCAAAAGAGCTTATTTTAACCTCCGATAAAAGTATTAAAGAGATCAGTTATGATTTGGGTTTTCAGTCGATCCATTATTTTAGCCGACTGTTTAAAAAGAAGGTAGGGCAAAATCCTTCGGAAATAAGAAGCACTGTTAAGAAGACGGAAGTTAATTTTAAATGA
- a CDS encoding DUF2089 family protein: MSKNPVPINCPSCKEVLQVKQMICPACETKVEGQFAFSTLLQLPADEQELIINYFKYRGNLIKLQEVYQISYPPLRKMLDKVLMKFEGDEN; encoded by the coding sequence ATGAGTAAAAATCCGGTTCCCATTAACTGTCCCAGTTGTAAAGAAGTTCTTCAGGTTAAGCAAATGATATGTCCGGCTTGCGAAACGAAGGTTGAGGGGCAGTTTGCCTTTTCTACCCTTTTGCAATTACCTGCTGACGAGCAAGAGTTAATCATCAATTACTTTAAATACAGGGGTAACCTTATTAAGCTGCAGGAAGTCTATCAGATCAGCTATCCGCCTTTGCGAAAAATGCTGGATAAGGTGCTTATGAAGTTTGAAGGAGATGAGAATTAA
- a CDS encoding methyltransferase domain-containing protein yields MKTYLQTNWDFESDELIEVFDETPLWSAPFGLKLLEEIKYKKGIKAIDIGFGAGFPLTELAMRLGTTSKVYGIDPWEAAIRRAEKKIKIFGISNIEIIHGDIENIPLESNSIDLVVSNNGLNNVEDLTQSLTECARISKPGAQFIQTINLNETMTEFYSALTDVLRQIGLTDSIGLISEHIYKKRKPLDKYLKMIENAGFTVESVTHDQFNYHFADATAMFNHFFIRLAFIDSWKELVPPEQHEQVFSKVEEALNKKAEQEGVLKLSVPFVVIDNRRK; encoded by the coding sequence ATGAAAACCTATCTGCAAACCAACTGGGATTTTGAATCTGATGAACTAATTGAGGTATTTGATGAGACACCACTATGGTCGGCACCATTCGGATTAAAATTATTGGAAGAAATTAAATATAAAAAAGGAATCAAAGCTATAGACATTGGCTTTGGAGCCGGCTTCCCTCTTACAGAACTGGCCATGCGTTTGGGCACTACCTCTAAAGTATATGGTATTGATCCGTGGGAAGCAGCCATCAGACGAGCGGAGAAAAAGATTAAAATCTTTGGCATCAGCAATATTGAAATCATACATGGTGATATCGAAAATATTCCACTCGAATCCAATAGCATCGATTTAGTGGTTAGCAATAATGGCTTAAACAATGTGGAAGACCTTACCCAATCTCTGACTGAATGCGCCCGCATCAGCAAGCCGGGTGCTCAGTTCATCCAAACTATCAACCTGAATGAAACAATGACTGAATTTTATTCGGCTTTGACGGATGTTTTGAGACAAATTGGATTAACGGATTCCATTGGATTAATATCAGAACACATCTACAAAAAGCGCAAACCGCTGGATAAGTATTTAAAGATGATTGAAAATGCTGGTTTTACAGTTGAATCAGTCACCCACGATCAGTTCAATTACCATTTTGCCGATGCCACTGCTATGTTTAATCATTTCTTTATCCGTCTTGCCTTTATTGATTCATGGAAGGAATTAGTTCCACCAGAGCAACACGAGCAGGTGTTTTCTAAAGTTGAAGAAGCTCTCAATAAAAAAGCAGAACAAGAGGGCGTTTTAAAATTAAGTGTACCTTTTGTTGTGATTGATAACAGGAGAAAATAA
- a CDS encoding glycosyl hydrolase family 28 protein, translating to MKKHNFLFIIMAVMLLASCAVEKKQQVDLFPDGTKVPAWFSDTTKIKLADLGKQYNILDNGAVADSSVLQTEVIQKIIDEASLNGGGVIIIPKGTFLSGALFFKPKTHLYLADGATLKGSDEIENYPFMKSRMEGQSIDYFAALVNAYGVDGFTISGKGTINGNGLKYWEAFWQRRKENPKCTNLEVSRPRLVFIWDCDNVQVQDVKLINAGFWSSHYYQCSNVKILDLYIYSPYQPVKAPSTDAIDLDVCSNVLVKGCYMSVNDDAIALKGGKGPWADQDTTNGENTNIIVEDCEFGFCHAALTCGSESIHNKNIVMRNCKVDEAKRLLWLKMRPDTPQKYEYITVENIIGQAYSMIYVKPWRQFFDLKGREEVPLSYSDHITMKNIKLDCEIFFDINTTEYDKLSNFTFEDLTITTAKADYKKELINNVTFSNVVVNGKEIE from the coding sequence ATGAAAAAACATAATTTTTTATTCATAATAATGGCGGTGATGCTATTGGCGTCCTGCGCTGTTGAAAAGAAACAACAGGTAGATTTATTCCCCGATGGTACAAAAGTTCCTGCATGGTTTTCAGATACCACAAAAATAAAACTCGCAGACCTGGGCAAGCAATATAACATTCTTGATAATGGAGCAGTAGCAGATAGCTCTGTGCTTCAAACCGAAGTGATTCAGAAAATAATTGATGAGGCTTCTTTAAATGGTGGAGGGGTGATTATCATTCCCAAAGGTACTTTTTTGAGTGGTGCTTTGTTTTTTAAACCTAAAACTCATCTGTATCTGGCTGATGGAGCTACATTAAAAGGTTCTGATGAAATTGAGAATTATCCATTTATGAAATCACGAATGGAAGGTCAGAGCATCGATTATTTTGCAGCTTTGGTTAATGCATATGGGGTTGATGGATTTACCATCTCCGGAAAGGGAACTATTAATGGTAACGGATTAAAATATTGGGAAGCATTTTGGCAACGCAGAAAAGAAAATCCTAAATGTACAAATCTGGAAGTATCACGACCACGATTGGTGTTTATTTGGGATTGCGATAATGTGCAGGTGCAGGATGTTAAGCTGATCAATGCTGGTTTCTGGTCGAGTCATTATTACCAATGCAGCAATGTAAAGATTTTGGATCTTTATATTTACTCCCCTTATCAACCTGTTAAGGCGCCAAGTACCGATGCCATCGATTTAGATGTGTGTTCTAATGTGTTGGTAAAAGGCTGTTATATGTCGGTAAATGACGATGCCATTGCCTTGAAGGGTGGAAAAGGTCCGTGGGCCGATCAGGATACGACAAATGGAGAAAATACCAATATTATAGTCGAAGATTGTGAGTTTGGTTTTTGCCATGCTGCTTTAACCTGTGGTAGCGAATCAATACACAATAAAAACATTGTGATGCGTAATTGCAAAGTGGATGAAGCAAAGCGTTTGTTATGGTTGAAGATGCGCCCCGATACTCCTCAAAAATACGAATATATTACTGTTGAGAATATTATCGGTCAGGCTTATAGTATGATATATGTAAAGCCTTGGCGTCAGTTTTTTGATTTAAAAGGGCGAGAAGAAGTGCCACTTTCTTATTCCGATCATATTACCATGAAAAACATCAAACTTGATTGCGAAATCTTCTTTGATATCAACACAACAGAGTATGATAAACTCTCGAATTTTACATTTGAAGATTTGACTATTACAACTGCCAAAGCTGATTATAAAAAGGAACTTATCAACAATGTTACTTTCTCGAATGTGGTGGTTAATGGTAAGGAAATTGAGTAG
- a CDS encoding rhamnogalacturonan lyase, with protein MLEIYYQIKKNLIIFILIFCWAATYAQNNSQIKGPAYSSNIQKEKLGRGLMVIRQDDEKVAVSWRFLPEDDVKVSFDIYRKEGNKKAQKLNSEGLTQSTYFVDSSAAKSKDLTYIIKETGKDYVLGEYTLSAKSVKPYLTIPMKAIPGDPDFHYSPNDACIGDLTGDGEMELIIKRENSGKDNSHRGVCNGGPIIEAYKMDGTFLWRVDLGVNIRQGAHYTQMMVYDFNGDGKAELAVKTAEGTVFGDGATIGDINNDGITDYVDRDENSRTYGKILTGPEFLSVIEGATGKELARTDYIERGAPDSYGDRHGNRVDRFLGGVGYFDGERPSILICRGYYARTVLEAWDYRDGKLTKRWRFDSHSGNSKDLEYAGQGNHNLSIGDVDGDGKDEVTYGACLIDDDGTRGYNTKLGHGDAIHLTDIDIDRPGLEVWDCHEEVPTRAGSELRDAATGELLWGIPSYEDVGRALAADIDPRFRGCEVWTTHSHGVYTADGRLITERTPSINMAIWWDSDLNRELLNGSGVPRRAFVHIEKWNGDGVDRLSLPDEEDLIANNWTKGNPCISADIFGDWREEVVVRTKDNKEVRIYMTPFETEYRFYTLLSDVIYRNSVITQNIAYNQPTQTGFYLGSDLGRFWPEYYTKGSQVHSKSGETKNGRPNGMHMRLQGTKREVVKNFTCNEEVFELDARYNYDSYCWKVNGKEVSNKRILKIKASDFPKGESLKLELETVINGCVFTDEGTLVFK; from the coding sequence ATGCTCGAAATTTATTATCAAATAAAAAAAAACTTAATAATATTCATCCTTATCTTTTGTTGGGCTGCTACTTATGCGCAAAATAATAGTCAGATTAAAGGTCCCGCTTACTCGTCGAACATTCAAAAAGAGAAGTTGGGAAGAGGTTTGATGGTTATTCGTCAGGATGATGAAAAAGTGGCTGTAAGCTGGCGCTTTTTACCGGAGGATGATGTTAAGGTGAGTTTTGATATCTATCGCAAGGAGGGAAATAAAAAAGCTCAAAAATTAAATAGTGAAGGACTTACACAGAGTACTTACTTTGTTGATTCATCTGCAGCGAAATCGAAAGATCTTACTTATATCATAAAAGAAACCGGAAAAGATTATGTGCTGGGCGAATATACTTTGTCTGCAAAGTCTGTTAAGCCTTATCTAACTATTCCAATGAAAGCCATTCCCGGAGATCCTGATTTTCATTACTCGCCTAATGATGCCTGTATTGGTGATTTAACCGGTGATGGTGAGATGGAACTTATCATTAAACGCGAGAATAGTGGTAAAGATAATTCGCACAGAGGTGTTTGTAATGGAGGTCCAATCATTGAGGCTTACAAGATGGATGGTACTTTTTTGTGGCGAGTTGACTTGGGCGTGAATATCCGTCAGGGTGCGCATTATACGCAGATGATGGTGTATGATTTTAATGGTGATGGAAAAGCGGAACTGGCTGTTAAAACAGCAGAAGGAACCGTGTTTGGCGACGGAGCAACCATCGGAGATATTAACAATGATGGAATTACTGATTATGTCGATAGGGATGAAAATTCCAGAACCTATGGCAAAATATTGACGGGCCCTGAGTTTCTATCGGTGATAGAGGGGGCTACGGGTAAAGAATTAGCACGAACTGATTATATCGAGCGCGGAGCTCCTGATAGCTATGGCGATCGTCATGGAAATCGAGTGGATCGTTTCTTAGGTGGAGTAGGTTATTTCGATGGTGAGCGACCCAGTATATTGATTTGCAGAGGTTATTATGCACGAACCGTTTTGGAGGCCTGGGACTATCGGGATGGAAAATTGACCAAGCGTTGGCGTTTCGATTCTCATAGTGGTAATTCAAAAGATCTTGAATATGCAGGACAAGGAAATCATAACCTGAGTATTGGTGATGTGGATGGCGATGGAAAAGATGAGGTGACCTATGGGGCTTGTCTGATTGATGATGACGGAACACGGGGTTATAATACAAAATTGGGTCATGGTGATGCTATTCATCTGACTGATATAGATATTGATCGACCCGGTTTGGAAGTATGGGATTGTCACGAAGAGGTACCCACACGTGCTGGAAGTGAATTGCGCGATGCTGCAACCGGAGAGTTGCTTTGGGGTATTCCATCGTACGAAGATGTGGGCCGTGCCTTGGCTGCCGATATCGATCCACGATTCAGAGGGTGCGAGGTTTGGACTACACATTCTCATGGAGTTTATACTGCCGATGGCCGTTTAATTACGGAACGTACTCCGTCTATTAACATGGCTATTTGGTGGGATAGTGATTTAAATCGGGAGCTGTTGAATGGTTCTGGTGTTCCTCGTCGTGCTTTTGTTCACATCGAAAAATGGAATGGCGATGGAGTCGACCGCTTGTCTCTTCCTGATGAAGAAGATTTGATTGCCAATAACTGGACCAAAGGTAATCCATGTATCAGTGCTGATATTTTTGGTGATTGGCGCGAAGAAGTCGTTGTCAGAACCAAGGATAATAAAGAGGTACGTATTTATATGACACCGTTTGAGACGGAATATCGTTTCTACACGCTATTAAGCGATGTTATTTATCGAAATAGTGTAATTACTCAAAACATAGCCTATAATCAACCAACGCAAACCGGATTTTATCTGGGATCTGATCTTGGCCGATTCTGGCCTGAATATTATACAAAAGGAAGCCAGGTTCATTCTAAATCGGGAGAAACCAAGAATGGTCGACCCAACGGGATGCATATGCGATTACAAGGCACCAAACGCGAAGTGGTAAAAAACTTTACTTGTAATGAAGAGGTGTTTGAATTGGATGCGCGTTACAACTACGATAGTTATTGCTGGAAAGTCAATGGGAAAGAAGTAAGTAATAAGCGAATTTTGAAAATAAAAGCATCTGATTTTCCAAAGGGAGAATCTTTAAAACTAGAGCTTGAAACAGTTATTAATGGTTGTGTTTTTACTGATGAGGGTACTTTGGTTTTTAAATAA
- a CDS encoding rhamnogalacturonan acetylesterase, whose protein sequence is MNFRLKLHHNYIAIVGLLLLSVSCTSEKKATYRIDNPLSVADNGFVTFKNVPDGNYRVHVKVGSKSARGHTVIRGESRRLFYNGIETAPGEFKDISFVINKRDLQIDSTKQVRIKKREIGKLNWDDDITFEFNGESPQVEYIEMEPAPDAITVFLCANSTVVDQDHEPWIGWGQMLPRFFNDKVAVANYAESGETATGFIARGRLAKLLTQAKEGDYIFVEFGHNDQKEKGEGKGPYLNFTDRLNEFVDKAKAKGMHLVFVTPTQRRSFNDEGKIMETHGDYPDAMMKVAEAANVPLIDLHSYTRTLYEAMGVNESKHAFVHYPANTFPNQPKPLADNTHFNPYGGSQIVQCVVYGMKQINLPLVKYLRDDVPDFTPEKPDDFASYKWYPTPFVEIQKPDGN, encoded by the coding sequence ATGAATTTTAGATTAAAACTACACCATAATTATATTGCAATTGTAGGTTTGCTTCTTTTGAGTGTTTCGTGTACTTCTGAGAAGAAAGCTACTTATCGAATTGATAATCCATTGTCGGTTGCCGACAATGGATTTGTAACATTTAAAAATGTACCCGATGGAAATTATAGGGTTCATGTAAAAGTTGGATCAAAAAGTGCAAGGGGACATACGGTAATCAGGGGTGAATCGCGCCGATTATTTTATAATGGTATTGAAACAGCACCCGGAGAGTTCAAAGACATTTCTTTCGTGATTAATAAGCGCGATCTTCAAATCGATTCAACCAAACAGGTGCGTATTAAAAAGCGTGAGATTGGTAAGCTAAACTGGGATGATGATATCACATTTGAATTTAATGGAGAATCGCCGCAGGTTGAATATATCGAAATGGAACCGGCACCTGATGCTATTACTGTTTTTTTATGCGCTAATTCCACTGTGGTGGATCAGGATCATGAACCCTGGATAGGATGGGGACAGATGTTGCCTCGCTTTTTTAACGATAAAGTGGCCGTTGCTAACTATGCCGAATCGGGCGAAACTGCTACCGGGTTTATAGCCAGAGGTCGTTTGGCCAAGTTATTAACTCAGGCTAAAGAAGGTGATTATATCTTTGTTGAATTTGGTCATAACGATCAAAAAGAGAAAGGAGAAGGAAAAGGCCCATATCTTAATTTTACCGATCGTTTAAACGAATTTGTTGATAAAGCGAAAGCCAAAGGAATGCACCTTGTTTTTGTAACACCTACTCAACGTCGTAGCTTCAATGATGAAGGTAAGATTATGGAGACTCATGGCGATTATCCCGATGCCATGATGAAAGTGGCTGAAGCAGCTAATGTCCCATTGATCGATTTACACAGTTATACTCGTACTTTATATGAAGCAATGGGGGTTAATGAATCAAAACATGCTTTTGTGCATTACCCGGCTAATACGTTCCCTAATCAACCTAAACCATTGGCTGATAATACGCACTTCAATCCTTATGGAGGTTCGCAAATTGTGCAGTGTGTGGTTTATGGTATGAAGCAAATTAATTTACCGCTTGTTAAATATTTAAGGGATGATGTACCTGATTTCACTCCTGAAAAACCCGATGATTTTGCCTCTTACAAATGGTATCCAACACCTTTTGTTGAAATTCAAAAACCGGATGGTAACTAA